The region TGCTGCTCGCATCGCTCTACATCGGGATGGTCTACCTCTTCGTCTCCCCCGAGATCGCCCTTCTCACCCAGGGGACGGTCCAGTTCGTCACCCTGGTCGGGATCGCCGCGATCATCTTCTACCTCGTCAGCCATCTTCGAGACCGAGAGGAGAGGTATCACAGCATCTTCCGGAACTCCCAGGCCGGCGTCATCCTCATCAACCGGAGGAACCTCCGTATCTTGGAGGCGAACCGGCGCGCCGCGGAGATCCTCGAGTGCGGCCCCGGCGACCTCGACGGCACCCCGCTGAGGTTGTTCTGGAAGGATGGGGCGGAGGTCGAGGTATTCCTCGGGAGACTGGAAGAGGACGGTGCGGTCTCCGACCACGCAGCGACGTTCACCAGCGCCCGGGGGGTGCGCCGGCACGTCGTGATCTCCGCAGGGGCCCTCTCCGGGGACGATGCGGTCTGCACCGTCGTCGATGTCACGGAACGGCGGAGGACGGAGCTCCTGCTCCGGAGCGCGGCGGAGCTCTCCGGGATGCTGGTGCGTGAGCGGGACGCCCACAGCCTGCTCCGGAAGGCCTGCGCGAACTTGGGCGGGATGCGGGAGGGGCTCGTCGTCGGCGTATGGCAGGGGAGAGGTGAGAGGATCGCCCCGTTCGCGATCTCGGACGAGAACTACCTGCACCTCTTCTCCGACCGGTCGATGAGCAGACTCATCCGGCGGGCCTACGAGACGAGAGAGATTGTCTCCCTAGAGGCCCTAGGGGC is a window of Methanoculleus sp. 7T DNA encoding:
- a CDS encoding PAS domain-containing protein; this translates as MPHDGSPVPGRRPDIWLPVLLGTSVLTLTLAAYGLSHGLTETFPHLFYIPIILAIYRYERDGFYFSLLLASLYIGMVYLFVSPEIALLTQGTVQFVTLVGIAAIIFYLVSHLRDREERYHSIFRNSQAGVILINRRNLRILEANRRAAEILECGPGDLDGTPLRLFWKDGAEVEVFLGRLEEDGAVSDHAATFTSARGVRRHVVISAGALSGDDAVCTVVDVTERRRTELLLRSAAELSGMLVRERDAHSLLRKACANLGGMREGLVVGVWQGRGERIAPFAISDENYLHLFSDRSMSRLIRRAYETREIVSLEALGAGGITSGSASFGDFRAIPMMAGSDVLGVLAVAHTSDDRLNDEEVGLLTALANDLASTLRLSELEDEKREAYAQIDKNIEQFAILGDHIRNPLQVIVGLACMEENRSAEKILEQVYTIHGIVGRLDSGWIESAAIRDYLRRHP